A stretch of the Desulfuromonadaceae bacterium genome encodes the following:
- a CDS encoding cache domain-containing protein: MANRLKTRIGGLKLRWKLLLAVLPMVILPIVITGSLVGYISARQAYQGITERSEADLDHMAAFSADLLEAHHQQFQVYRADKRRNFRRDLKTLTDAAFEIVETAQQQFGEDKGQQIAQQNARKTLRRINVGESGYVFVLDSSGLLHLHIAREGDNIIDSRDENGRLFIRELIETAKQAGPDKVNFITYPWSSNLSPADHPRLKIAAYRYFPAWDWIIAVSGYLDETYDDLAFEERAFAKLKEQIKSKQVGKTGYIYAMTTDGTFTIHPENEGQNFIDARDSSGNYFIREMCEKKNGWIRYPWKNDFDPRPRMKIARYRYVEALNWIVAVGSYEDEFYDAANRIKGRSFISMLILTVLMTCLLVPLVIWATRLLTRPVARMMEAIRQVKSGNFAVRVSATRRDELGEMAQAFNRMIGMIDNNREIEMKLAHQEKMASLGVLSSGVAHEINNPLGVILGYAAYLENKLETDSPYYNYVHEIKRESKRCKKIVQDLLSYARMPKPTLREEDVNELLRQIAAFAANHTELHSVNFKIDLDETLPPLAIDGDLFRQITINLILNAGNAMEGHGLLTIRTSREEQTLLLEVSDTGCGIPAEHLDNIFEPFFTTREQGTGLGLAITKQIVDMHHGSIEVSSTPGKGTTFRIRLPLNQEESL, from the coding sequence ATGGCGAATAGATTAAAAACCCGCATAGGCGGACTCAAGTTACGCTGGAAACTGCTCCTGGCCGTCTTGCCGATGGTCATTTTGCCAATCGTGATCACGGGCAGCCTGGTCGGCTACATCTCCGCCCGGCAGGCCTATCAGGGGATCACCGAACGCAGTGAAGCAGACCTCGACCACATGGCTGCCTTCAGTGCCGATCTGCTGGAGGCTCACCACCAGCAATTCCAGGTCTATCGCGCCGATAAACGGCGCAATTTCAGGCGCGACCTGAAAACCCTCACCGATGCCGCCTTTGAAATCGTCGAGACGGCCCAGCAGCAATTTGGTGAGGACAAGGGCCAACAGATTGCACAACAAAATGCCCGCAAGACGCTGCGCCGCATCAACGTCGGTGAAAGCGGCTACGTCTTTGTCCTCGACAGCAGCGGCCTGCTGCACCTGCACATTGCTCGTGAAGGGGACAACATCATCGATTCACGCGACGAGAATGGTCGTCTCTTTATTCGCGAGTTGATTGAAACCGCAAAGCAGGCGGGGCCGGACAAAGTCAATTTCATCACTTATCCGTGGAGCAGTAACCTGTCACCCGCTGACCATCCACGGCTGAAAATTGCCGCCTACCGTTATTTCCCGGCCTGGGACTGGATCATCGCGGTCAGCGGCTATCTCGATGAAACCTACGATGATCTTGCCTTTGAGGAACGCGCCTTCGCCAAACTGAAAGAGCAGATCAAGAGCAAGCAGGTCGGCAAAACCGGTTACATCTATGCCATGACCACCGACGGCACCTTTACCATCCATCCGGAAAATGAAGGCCAGAATTTCATCGATGCGCGTGACTCATCAGGAAATTATTTCATTCGCGAGATGTGTGAAAAGAAAAACGGCTGGATTCGCTACCCGTGGAAGAACGACTTTGACCCCCGCCCGCGGATGAAAATTGCTCGCTACCGTTATGTCGAAGCGCTGAACTGGATCGTGGCCGTCGGTTCCTACGAAGACGAGTTCTACGATGCCGCAAACCGCATCAAGGGGCGCAGTTTCATCAGCATGCTGATCCTGACCGTCCTCATGACCTGCCTCCTTGTGCCGCTGGTTATCTGGGCCACCCGGCTGCTGACGCGACCGGTCGCGCGCATGATGGAGGCGATTCGCCAGGTCAAGTCAGGCAACTTTGCCGTCCGTGTCTCTGCAACGCGCCGGGATGAACTAGGTGAAATGGCCCAGGCGTTCAATCGCATGATCGGTATGATCGACAACAACCGTGAAATCGAAATGAAACTGGCACACCAGGAAAAGATGGCTTCCCTCGGCGTCCTGTCGAGTGGCGTGGCACACGAAATCAACAACCCGCTGGGAGTGATTCTGGGCTATGCCGCTTATCTGGAAAACAAACTGGAGACCGATTCCCCTTACTACAACTACGTTCACGAAATCAAACGCGAAAGCAAGCGCTGTAAAAAAATCGTTCAGGATCTGCTCAGTTATGCCCGCATGCCTAAACCGACACTGCGTGAGGAGGATGTCAACGAACTCCTCCGCCAGATCGCAGCTTTCGCGGCCAATCATACCGAGTTGCACTCGGTTAATTTCAAGATCGATCTGGATGAAACGCTCCCCCCCCTGGCGATCGACGGTGATCTCTTCCGCCAGATCACGATCAACCTTATTCTTAACGCCGGTAACGCCATGGAAGGACACGGTCTGTTGACGATCCGCACCAGTCGCGAAGAGCAGACGCTGCTGCTTGAGGTCAGCGACACCGGATGCGGGATTCCAGCGGAGCATCTGGACAATATCTTCGAGCCCTTTTTCACCACGCGCGAACAGGGGACGGGGCTCGGTCTGGCGATCACCAAACAAATTGTCGACATGCATCACGGATCGATTGAAGTCAGCAGTACTCCCGGAAAAGGGACGACGTTTCGGATCAGGCTGCCGCTGAATCAGGAGGAATCTTTGTGA
- a CDS encoding sigma-54 dependent transcriptional regulator: protein MTGKRILLIDNEEGLCRMMTAILEDQRYEVTAFTDPVAAMRRFSPADWDVVVTDIKMPGMDGLEVLQHVKDKAPLLPVIIITAFATVDMSIQALRKGAYDMLTKPFEPDELLYRVKNALKTNELLVENHHLHQELTGRFKFDRIIGNSTALRELLLKVEKIAVRDTSVLITGESGSGKELIAQAIHYNSTRHDKRFVAINCGALPESVLESELFGSRKGAFTGSTENRKGLLEEADGGTLFLDEVGNLPLTVQKTLLRFLQEQEFMRIGDTRPTRVDVRLITATNADLSEDVSRGTFREDLFYRINVIKLRLPPLRERREDIPVLVTHFIRTCNEKFATTFQGITPEALRVLTTHDWPGNIRQLANVIEACLTIETESHISLSTLNQIMEIPHEQGEPISSGAGYTSSLARFEIDYLCGLLRHTEGNVEEAAKLAGMNMATIYRKMKKYGITKESVT from the coding sequence GTGACTGGAAAACGCATTCTGTTAATCGACAACGAGGAGGGGTTGTGCCGGATGATGACCGCAATCCTCGAAGATCAACGCTATGAGGTTACGGCTTTTACTGACCCGGTCGCAGCCATGCGGCGCTTCTCCCCTGCCGACTGGGATGTCGTCGTGACCGACATCAAAATGCCGGGGATGGACGGGCTTGAGGTTCTGCAGCACGTCAAGGACAAGGCACCGTTGCTCCCGGTGATTATCATTACCGCGTTTGCCACCGTGGACATGTCGATTCAGGCGCTGCGCAAGGGTGCCTATGACATGCTGACCAAACCGTTTGAGCCTGACGAGCTGCTTTACCGCGTCAAAAACGCGCTGAAAACCAACGAATTACTGGTTGAAAACCACCATCTGCACCAGGAATTGACCGGTCGTTTCAAATTTGATCGCATTATCGGCAATTCGACAGCGTTGCGCGAGCTGCTGCTCAAGGTCGAAAAGATCGCCGTTCGCGACACATCGGTATTGATTACCGGCGAATCGGGGAGTGGCAAGGAACTGATTGCCCAGGCGATTCATTATAATTCGACGCGGCACGACAAGCGGTTTGTCGCCATCAATTGCGGCGCGCTCCCTGAATCGGTTCTTGAAAGTGAGCTGTTCGGCTCACGCAAGGGCGCTTTTACCGGGTCCACGGAAAATCGCAAGGGGCTTCTCGAAGAAGCTGATGGTGGCACCCTGTTTCTCGACGAAGTAGGCAACCTGCCGCTGACTGTCCAGAAAACCTTGCTGCGTTTTCTGCAGGAACAGGAGTTTATGCGCATCGGCGACACCAGGCCGACCCGCGTCGATGTGCGTCTGATCACCGCAACCAATGCGGATCTGAGTGAAGACGTCAGTCGCGGGACGTTTCGCGAGGACCTTTTCTATCGCATCAATGTCATCAAACTCCGCTTGCCGCCGCTACGCGAACGGCGCGAGGATATCCCGGTACTGGTCACCCATTTCATCCGTACCTGCAACGAAAAATTCGCCACAACCTTTCAAGGCATTACTCCCGAAGCGCTGCGTGTGCTGACCACGCATGACTGGCCGGGGAACATCCGTCAACTGGCGAATGTCATTGAAGCCTGTCTGACGATTGAAACGGAATCGCATATCAGCCTCTCCACCTTGAATCAGATCATGGAAATACCGCATGAACAGGGTGAACCCATCAGCAGTGGTGCCGGTTACACCTCGTCACTGGCACGTTTTGAGATTGACTACCTCTGCGGGCTGTTACGTCACACTGAAGGGAACGTTGAAGAAGCCGCCAAACTCGCCGGAATGAATATGGCGACCATTTATCGTAAAATGAAGAAATACGGAATTACCAAGGAATCGGTCACCTGA
- a CDS encoding helix-hairpin-helix domain-containing protein, whose protein sequence is MPCSTNWSRIKTIKTIKTTSRGPLLLAVVALILYSLTFGRATLRDSRVFPAVPISVDHKIWIAHGDGFRERIVRQYNDETTAQDVMKMAGMAVDQGAGGNIADSTRLQNGQTLSVVIKNGGVAGFKVEWMPAAQRMSLGIPLHPDRMKKEDWEQLPGIGEKMATRIILDRHKNGDFVSIEGLNRVKGVGNALIARWKEYFR, encoded by the coding sequence ATGCCCTGCTCTACAAACTGGTCAAGGATCAAAACGATCAAAACGATTAAAACAACCTCTCGCGGCCCCCTGTTGCTGGCCGTTGTCGCTCTTATCCTTTATTCCTTAACTTTCGGCCGGGCAACACTTCGTGATTCACGTGTGTTCCCGGCCGTTCCAATCTCCGTCGATCATAAAATCTGGATCGCACATGGTGACGGTTTTCGCGAACGGATCGTTCGCCAATATAATGACGAAACCACCGCACAAGACGTCATGAAAATGGCGGGCATGGCTGTCGATCAGGGAGCGGGAGGAAATATCGCTGATTCAACCCGTTTACAGAACGGACAAACCTTGTCCGTCGTCATTAAAAACGGTGGAGTTGCCGGTTTTAAGGTTGAATGGATGCCTGCCGCTCAGCGCATGTCGCTGGGCATACCACTGCATCCGGATCGCATGAAAAAGGAAGATTGGGAACAATTGCCAGGGATTGGAGAAAAAATGGCCACACGGATCATCCTTGACCGCCATAAAAATGGCGATTTTGTTTCAATTGAGGGACTGAATCGTGTAAAAGGGGTCGGCAACGCACTGATCGCTCGCTGGAAAGAATATTTTCGATAA
- the cimA gene encoding citramalate synthase has product MIRLYDTTLRDGTQAEDISFQVIDKVRIAQKLDELGIHYIEGGWPGSNPKDIAFFKDIKDITLHQAKIAAFGSTRRARVTPAEDNNIQTLIEARPDVVTIFGKTWDFHVREALRISLDENLDLINDSLAYLKEHVGEVIYDAEHFFDGYKANPDYALKTLDAAREAGVDCIVLCDTNGGTMPFEVAAIIQAVKGRISTPLGIHTHNDGECAVANALVAVENGIVHVQGTINGFGERCGNADLCSIIPALKLKMKKDCVTDKQLHTLRIVSRYVYELANLVPNKHQPYVGNSAFAHKGGVHVSAIQRHPETYEHIRPEYVGNVTRVLVSDLSGRANILAKAEEFNIDIDSKDPLTLELLEEIKEMENRGYQFEGAEASFELLMRKALGTVRQYFTVLGFRVIDSQRSGDAKPFSEATVQVKVGGKIEHTAAEGRGPVNALDNALRKALEGFYPQIKEIKLFDYKVRVLPAGEGTASMTRVLIESGDSLTRWGTVGVSDNIIDASYRALVDALLYKLVKDQNDQND; this is encoded by the coding sequence ATGATTCGTTTATACGATACAACACTACGTGACGGAACACAGGCTGAGGATATCTCCTTTCAGGTAATAGACAAGGTGCGGATTGCCCAGAAACTGGATGAATTGGGTATTCACTATATTGAGGGAGGCTGGCCTGGTTCAAATCCAAAAGATATTGCATTTTTTAAAGATATCAAGGATATCACCCTGCATCAGGCGAAGATTGCTGCTTTCGGATCGACCCGGCGGGCCAGGGTCACTCCCGCGGAAGACAATAATATCCAGACGTTGATCGAAGCCCGCCCCGATGTTGTCACAATTTTCGGCAAGACCTGGGATTTTCATGTTCGCGAAGCATTGCGGATCAGTCTGGATGAAAATCTTGATCTTATCAATGACTCGCTCGCTTATCTCAAAGAACACGTCGGTGAAGTTATCTATGATGCCGAACACTTTTTTGATGGTTATAAGGCGAATCCCGATTATGCATTGAAGACTCTGGATGCCGCACGCGAGGCAGGGGTCGATTGTATTGTCCTGTGCGATACCAACGGCGGGACGATGCCGTTCGAGGTCGCTGCCATTATCCAGGCAGTCAAGGGCAGGATCTCGACACCGCTCGGCATTCACACCCACAATGACGGGGAATGTGCCGTGGCCAACGCGCTGGTGGCCGTCGAAAACGGCATTGTTCATGTTCAGGGGACGATCAACGGGTTCGGTGAGCGTTGCGGCAATGCTGATCTTTGTTCCATCATCCCTGCGCTCAAACTGAAGATGAAGAAGGATTGTGTCACCGACAAACAATTGCACACCCTGCGTATCGTTTCCCGTTATGTCTATGAACTGGCCAATCTGGTTCCGAACAAACATCAACCCTACGTCGGCAATTCGGCTTTCGCCCATAAAGGCGGCGTGCACGTCTCGGCCATCCAGCGGCATCCTGAAACCTACGAGCATATTCGCCCCGAGTATGTCGGGAACGTGACTCGCGTGCTGGTATCCGATCTTTCCGGGCGCGCCAATATTCTTGCCAAGGCCGAAGAGTTTAATATCGACATTGACAGCAAGGATCCGCTGACCCTTGAATTGCTTGAAGAGATCAAGGAGATGGAGAATCGGGGCTATCAGTTTGAGGGTGCCGAGGCCTCGTTTGAATTGCTGATGCGCAAAGCGTTGGGGACGGTGCGTCAATATTTTACGGTCCTTGGTTTTCGCGTCATTGACAGCCAGCGCAGTGGCGATGCCAAACCCTTTTCCGAGGCGACGGTGCAGGTTAAGGTCGGCGGCAAGATTGAGCATACAGCTGCGGAGGGTCGCGGACCGGTCAATGCTCTCGATAATGCCTTGCGCAAGGCGCTGGAGGGTTTTTATCCGCAAATCAAAGAGATCAAGCTGTTTGATTACAAAGTCCGCGTTCTCCCGGCCGGAGAGGGCACTGCGTCGATGACTCGTGTGTTGATTGAATCCGGTGACAGCCTCACGCGGTGGGGGACTGTTGGTGTCAGTGATAACATTATCGACGCGTCATATCGAGCTTTGGTCGATGCCCTGCTCTACAAACTGGTCAAGGATCAAAACGATCAAAACGATTAA